One genomic region from Elusimicrobiota bacterium encodes:
- the nusA gene encoding transcription termination factor NusA: MAEQTIALLPVLEQIEREKGIKKTDLLKTIEIALVSAFRKHSGNKNLNLEVHIDEQTGKIKAYHIKKVVEKVGSPDIEISLEEALKLKPKVKLDMDLKFEVSIDDFGRIAAQTAKQVIIQKIREIEKENLYTDFSARVGEVLNGMVYKFVGKNMIIDIGRGEAILPVREQCPREKFNIGDRLKVYVLKVEKLPKGPQMVVSRLHPELIKHLFRLEVPEVYDNTVEIKNIIREPSSRIKVAVLSHNPKVDAVGSCVGVKGVRIKAIIQELQGARIDMVAYSTDPVAYIISALSPAKVISVEINESEKKAKVLVTDDQLSVAIGKDGQNVRLAAKLTNWHIDIESETERKSITEAKKEQKIDDFTGLDGVGEKTAEILVKAGFTTLESIVNTTTESLTALQGIGEKTAQKIINSAKNLLEAKNASEEKK; this comes from the coding sequence GGTATAAAAAAAACTGACCTGCTTAAAACAATTGAGATAGCACTCGTTTCTGCGTTTAGAAAACATTCAGGGAACAAAAATTTGAATTTAGAAGTCCATATAGACGAACAAACAGGCAAAATCAAGGCATACCATATCAAAAAGGTTGTAGAAAAAGTTGGCAGTCCTGATATAGAGATTTCACTTGAAGAGGCGTTAAAACTTAAACCAAAAGTAAAACTGGATATGGATTTGAAGTTTGAAGTTTCAATAGATGATTTCGGAAGAATTGCAGCACAAACTGCCAAACAGGTGATTATCCAAAAAATCAGGGAGATAGAGAAAGAAAATCTGTATACAGATTTTTCAGCACGGGTTGGTGAAGTATTAAATGGTATGGTCTACAAATTTGTCGGCAAAAATATGATTATTGATATCGGACGCGGTGAAGCAATACTGCCGGTTAGAGAACAGTGTCCACGCGAAAAATTTAATATCGGTGACCGACTGAAAGTGTATGTTCTAAAAGTTGAAAAGTTGCCTAAAGGACCTCAGATGGTTGTCTCACGGCTTCATCCTGAATTAATCAAGCACCTTTTCCGATTGGAAGTGCCAGAGGTCTACGATAATACTGTTGAGATAAAAAATATTATCCGAGAACCATCGTCAAGAATAAAAGTAGCAGTTCTTTCACATAATCCAAAAGTAGATGCAGTCGGTTCGTGTGTAGGTGTGAAAGGAGTTAGAATCAAAGCAATCATTCAGGAACTTCAAGGTGCCAGAATAGATATGGTTGCGTATTCAACAGACCCTGTGGCATATATTATTAGTGCATTAAGCCCTGCCAAGGTTATATCAGTAGAAATTAACGAATCTGAAAAAAAGGCAAAAGTGCTGGTAACAGATGACCAGCTTTCAGTCGCGATAGGTAAAGACGGGCAGAATGTCAGGTTAGCAGCAAAATTGACCAACTGGCATATTGATATAGAATCCGAAACAGAACGAAAGTCTATAACAGAAGCAAAAAAAGAACAAAAAATAGATGATTTCACCGGACTTGATGGTGTTGGCGAAAAAACTGCCGAAATACTTGTAAAAGCAGGTTTTACAACACTTGAATCTATCGTCAACACTACAACTGAATCACTAACTGCATTGCAAGGTATCGGCGAAAAAACTGCACAGAAAATAATAAATTCTGCCAAAAATCTCTTGGAGGCAAAAAATGCCAGTGAAGAAAAAAAGTAA
- the rplM gene encoding 50S ribosomal protein L13, protein MVDRKWYLIDASDVVLGRLSSVVSNILQGKSKLDYSPNKDIGDFVVIENAAKLKLTGKKLIQKISFRHSGYPGGEKVLPYKDLIKTNPEKIVKDAVNGMLPKNRLKAKRFKRLKVFTDKAQISGWIEGKGGKGERWLRIQVK, encoded by the coding sequence ATGGTTGACCGAAAATGGTATTTAATAGATGCATCAGATGTGGTTTTAGGACGATTGTCAAGTGTGGTATCTAACATTTTACAAGGCAAAAGTAAACTGGATTATTCGCCTAACAAAGATATTGGCGATTTTGTGGTTATTGAAAACGCAGCCAAACTGAAATTGACAGGTAAAAAACTTATACAAAAGATTTCATTCAGGCATTCAGGGTATCCCGGCGGCGAAAAAGTACTACCTTATAAGGACTTAATAAAAACAAACCCTGAAAAAATTGTAAAAGATGCTGTTAATGGGATGCTTCCTAAGAATCGGTTAAAAGCAAAAAGGTTCAAACGCTTAAAAGTTTTTACAGACAAAGCCCAAATTAGTGGATGGATAGAAGGGAAGGGAGGGAAGGGGGAGCGATGGCTCAGGATACAGGTAAAATAA
- a CDS encoding sulfide/dihydroorotate dehydrogenase-like FAD/NAD-binding protein: MFKILGKTEPATNINKFIIEVPEIAKKVLPGQFVILRLHEKGERIPITIADKDKEKGTITLFVQEVGKTTTEMGRLKTGDAILDVVGPLGVPSHIENFGTVLCVAGGVGVAVMYPIAKALKEKNNKVISVLGARSKSFVILENEIKNISDEFYLTTDDGSYGQKGFVSDVLKNLLATCHSPLANIVFAIGPVPMMKVVSEITKQHNLKTIVSLNPVMVDGTGMCGACRVSIGGVTKFACVDGPDFDGHLVNWNELTCRLSLFKQKEKESLDYYCKLKSA; encoded by the coding sequence ATGTTTAAGATTTTAGGAAAAACAGAACCAGCAACAAATATCAATAAATTTATTATAGAAGTGCCAGAAATTGCAAAAAAAGTGCTTCCTGGTCAGTTTGTTATTTTACGGCTTCATGAAAAAGGTGAACGAATCCCAATAACAATTGCTGATAAGGACAAAGAAAAAGGTACAATTACACTTTTTGTTCAAGAAGTTGGTAAAACAACTACTGAAATGGGTAGACTGAAAACAGGCGATGCTATTCTTGATGTGGTAGGTCCACTTGGTGTTCCATCACATATTGAAAATTTCGGGACTGTTTTATGTGTTGCCGGCGGTGTTGGTGTCGCTGTGATGTATCCTATCGCAAAAGCACTCAAAGAAAAAAACAACAAAGTTATCAGTGTCCTTGGAGCCCGGTCAAAAAGTTTCGTAATTTTAGAAAATGAAATAAAAAATATCTCTGATGAATTTTATCTTACTACCGATGATGGTAGTTATGGGCAGAAAGGTTTTGTGTCAGATGTGTTAAAGAATCTACTTGCTACTTGCCACTCGCCACTCGCTAATATAGTTTTCGCAATTGGTCCAGTCCCAATGATGAAAGTTGTTTCTGAAATCACAAAACAGCACAACTTAAAAACAATTGTCAGTTTGAATCCTGTTATGGTTGATGGTACAGGCATGTGTGGTGCCTGCCGGGTTTCTATTGGCGGTGTTACGAAATTTGCCTGTGTTGACGGGCCTGATTTTGATGGCCATTTAGTTAATTGGAATGAATTAACCTGTCGGCTTTCGTTATTTAAACAGAAAGAAAAAGAATCTCTAGACTATTACTGTAAGTTAAAATCTGCGTAA
- the gltA gene encoding NADPH-dependent glutamate synthase, which yields MEKIPRQKMPVQNAKARVKNFASVALGYTEEQAILEAKRCLQCKKPTCIEGCPVEIDIPGFIKKIAEQNFEEAIKILKDKNNLPAICGRVCPQETQCEIKCVLTKKYEPVAIGRLERFIADWGIEQIQDTRYKKQEKPRTMNNEQQTKIAVVGSGPAGLTCAADLAKMGYNVDLFESLHQPGGVLMYGIPEFRLPKKIVEYEINYVKSLGVSISTNVLIGKTKTVQELFDDGYKAVFIGSGAGLPQFLGIPGENLNRIYSANEFLTRVNLMKAYLFPEYDTPINIGRNVVVFGAGNVAMDSARVSLRLGADNVTIIYRRTEKEMPARLEEIENAKEEGVKFHLLTAPVRFIGDENNNVIKVECLKMELGEPDASGRRRPVPIQNSEFIIDIDTAVIAIGQNPNPLIPRTIPGLQLGKHGNIITDEKTGATSIPGIFAGGDIATGAATVIEAMGAGKRAARAINEYLKKSN from the coding sequence ATGGAGAAAATACCCCGTCAGAAAATGCCAGTCCAAAATGCAAAAGCGCGAGTAAAAAATTTCGCATCTGTTGCATTGGGCTATACAGAAGAACAAGCAATACTTGAAGCGAAAAGATGTCTGCAATGCAAAAAACCAACCTGTATAGAAGGCTGTCCTGTTGAGATAGATATACCGGGATTTATCAAAAAAATTGCTGAACAAAATTTTGAAGAAGCAATAAAAATTCTAAAAGATAAAAACAATCTTCCTGCAATTTGTGGTCGGGTTTGTCCTCAAGAAACACAATGCGAGATAAAATGTGTGCTTACCAAAAAATATGAGCCAGTAGCAATCGGTCGTCTTGAAAGATTTATCGCTGACTGGGGAATAGAACAGATACAAGATACAAGATACAAGAAGCAAGAGAAACCACGAACTATGAACAACGAACAACAAACAAAAATCGCAGTTGTAGGTTCAGGACCTGCTGGGCTTACCTGCGCTGCTGATTTAGCAAAGATGGGCTATAATGTGGATTTATTTGAATCGCTTCACCAACCAGGTGGTGTCTTGATGTATGGTATTCCAGAGTTTCGGCTTCCCAAAAAAATTGTAGAGTATGAAATAAATTATGTCAAATCATTAGGTGTTTCAATTAGTACAAATGTACTAATTGGGAAAACAAAAACAGTTCAAGAACTTTTTGATGATGGGTATAAAGCAGTTTTTATCGGTAGTGGGGCCGGGCTTCCACAATTTTTGGGTATTCCTGGCGAAAATCTTAACAGGATATATTCCGCAAACGAGTTTTTAACAAGAGTAAATTTAATGAAAGCATACCTTTTTCCTGAATATGATACACCAATAAATATCGGTAGGAATGTTGTAGTATTTGGTGCTGGAAATGTTGCAATGGATTCTGCCAGGGTGTCACTGCGGTTAGGTGCTGATAATGTAACAATTATCTATCGTCGGACAGAAAAAGAAATGCCCGCTCGGTTAGAAGAAATAGAAAACGCAAAAGAAGAGGGTGTAAAATTCCATTTGCTCACAGCACCTGTTAGATTTATCGGCGATGAAAACAATAATGTTATCAAGGTTGAATGTTTGAAAATGGAGTTAGGTGAACCTGATGCTTCCGGCCGACGTCGGCCTGTTCCAATACAAAATTCTGAATTTATTATAGATATTGATACTGCTGTTATTGCAATAGGTCAAAATCCTAATCCACTTATTCCAAGAACAATTCCAGGACTCCAACTTGGCAAACATGGGAATATTATTACTGACGAGAAAACAGGTGCTACAAGTATTCCGGGAATTTTTGCAGGTGGCGATATTGCAACAGGTGCTGCCACTGTAATAGAAGCAATGGGTGCTGGGAAACGGGCAGCAAGAGCAATTAACGAGTATCTAAAAAAATCCAATTAG
- the infB gene encoding translation initiation factor IF-2, with product MPVKKKSKLTEKTKPKKPKVKKTKIVAQKTTKPSREEKKRGELGTKGIVIAPKPKPTRIPPAGILKKLKKEKITPVEVKPVPPPTVVEPIVPPVAVAPPAPPQPPQPVVARSKIKIDETITVAELATKLNLKPAELIKKMMSLGILATINQRIATDIAKMVADEFGYDIEVIPLYGEKEIADEYAEDVAKLKPRAPIVTIMGHVDHGKTTLMDAIRQSNIAEKEAGGITQHIGAYKVKVSGGGGTTSGEIVFLDTPGHSAFTAMRARGAHVTDIVILVVAADDGVMPQTIEAIDHARAANVPIIVAINKIDMPTANVQKVKQELANQNLQAEDWGGKTITVELSAKKNIGIDKLLEMILIQAEMMELKANPDRSATGVIVEAHVSDKVGPVATVLIKNGTLKVGDYFVAGITYGKVRAMHDDRKKRLSIAGPSTPVEVMGFQWTPQLGDRFFVIQNEKEARQISEIRQQTKKAEKFLQRKHLTLEDLHKSIKEGKLKELPIILKADVRGSLEALKDSLEKLSTKEVAVKIIHSGIGGINDSDVILATASDAVIIGFNVRSETSAMTIAQREEVEIKTYRIIYEVINDIKSALEGLLEPDKKEIYLGRAKVLKIFKISKVGTIAGCSVIDGKISRTGGIRLLRDNTIVFEGKLYSLKRFKDDVKEVEKGYECGIMLDGFTDLKIGDVIESFTIELIKRKL from the coding sequence ATGCCAGTGAAGAAAAAAAGTAAATTAACTGAAAAAACAAAACCTAAAAAACCAAAAGTAAAGAAAACAAAAATAGTCGCTCAGAAAACAACAAAACCAAGTAGGGAAGAAAAAAAAAGGGGGGAATTGGGGACGAAAGGGATAGTTATCGCTCCAAAACCGAAGCCGACACGAATACCGCCTGCCGGGATTCTCAAAAAACTGAAAAAAGAAAAAATTACGCCTGTTGAAGTTAAACCTGTACCTCCCCCCACTGTTGTAGAACCAATCGTGCCACCTGTGGCTGTGGCACCGCCAGCACCACCCCAGCCACCACAACCTGTTGTTGCAAGGTCTAAAATAAAAATTGATGAAACAATTACTGTTGCAGAACTCGCAACTAAACTGAACCTGAAACCTGCAGAACTTATCAAAAAAATGATGTCATTAGGCATACTGGCAACCATTAACCAACGAATCGCTACTGATATTGCTAAAATGGTTGCTGATGAGTTTGGCTATGATATTGAGGTTATCCCGCTTTATGGCGAGAAAGAGATAGCAGATGAATACGCAGAAGATGTCGCAAAGTTAAAGCCACGTGCACCGATTGTTACAATTATGGGACATGTTGACCATGGCAAAACAACACTGATGGATGCGATACGGCAGTCAAATATCGCCGAAAAAGAAGCAGGCGGGATTACTCAACATATCGGTGCATACAAGGTGAAAGTTTCAGGCGGGGGGGGAACTACGAGTGGTGAGATAGTTTTTTTGGATACACCGGGTCATTCGGCGTTTACTGCAATGCGTGCTCGCGGTGCGCATGTAACAGATATTGTTATTTTGGTGGTTGCCGCAGACGATGGGGTGATGCCACAGACAATAGAAGCAATAGACCATGCCCGTGCCGCAAATGTGCCTATAATAGTTGCTATCAACAAAATTGATATGCCTACTGCTAATGTTCAAAAAGTGAAACAGGAGTTGGCAAACCAGAATCTACAGGCAGAAGACTGGGGTGGCAAAACAATCACGGTTGAACTCTCGGCAAAAAAAAATATCGGGATTGATAAACTCTTAGAAATGATACTTATCCAGGCGGAAATGATGGAGTTAAAAGCCAATCCTGATAGGTCTGCAACGGGAGTTATTGTAGAAGCACATGTTTCAGATAAAGTAGGTCCTGTAGCAACAGTTCTCATAAAAAATGGGACACTTAAAGTTGGCGACTATTTTGTTGCCGGTATCACATATGGCAAAGTTCGGGCAATGCACGACGACCGAAAAAAACGATTGTCAATAGCAGGTCCGTCTACACCGGTTGAGGTGATGGGCTTTCAATGGACACCACAGTTAGGTGACAGGTTTTTTGTTATTCAGAATGAAAAAGAAGCCCGACAAATATCTGAGATTAGACAGCAAACAAAAAAGGCAGAAAAGTTTTTGCAACGAAAACATCTTACACTTGAAGACCTGCATAAAAGTATTAAAGAAGGCAAACTTAAAGAACTACCTATAATCCTTAAAGCAGATGTTCGTGGCTCGCTTGAAGCATTAAAAGATTCGTTAGAAAAACTATCAACAAAAGAAGTGGCAGTAAAAATAATCCATTCCGGTATAGGTGGAATAAACGACTCAGATGTGATACTTGCTACCGCGTCTGATGCTGTTATAATCGGTTTTAATGTAAGAAGCGAAACTTCAGCAATGACTATTGCCCAACGGGAAGAGGTTGAAATAAAGACATACCGGATTATTTATGAGGTTATCAATGATATAAAATCTGCATTAGAAGGGCTTTTAGAACCAGACAAAAAAGAAATCTATCTAGGTCGGGCAAAGGTGCTTAAAATATTCAAAATCTCAAAAGTAGGTACTATCGCCGGTTGCTCCGTAATAGACGGCAAAATTTCAAGAACTGGCGGTATCCGCCTACTGCGGGATAATACAATTGTTTTTGAAGGGAAACTGTATTCACTTAAAAGATTTAAAGATGATGTAAAAGAAGTTGAAAAAGGATATGAATGCGGAATTATGCTGGACGGGTTTACTGACTTAAAAATTGGTGATGTAATTGAATCGTTTACAATTGAACTTATAAAACGGAAACTATGA
- a CDS encoding NAD(P)H-hydrate dehydratase: MKNLTTALIKKLIQARPANSHKGNFGHTLIVASSTQYTGAAILCSLGCIRSGSGLTTLAFPESLYESITKRLPPEIMTLPIPDKEGSISLKATEVLVDFIADRKISSVAFGCGISTDKKTRIFTANFLLKNKSPIVIDADGLNNIQKNLKVLKKTKSYKIVTPHPGELSRLTDIPINKIQNNREKIAKKFAQEYNLICVLKGYETVITDGEEIFINTTGNPGMAVGGSGDVLTGMIAAFIGQTRSLIDAACLGVYLHGLAGDLAAKEKTQISMLPSDLVEKIPEAVRTVLKF, translated from the coding sequence ATGAAAAATTTGACTACTGCGTTAATTAAAAAACTAATACAGGCAAGACCGGCTAATTCACACAAGGGTAATTTTGGGCATACGCTGATAGTTGCCAGCTCCACACAATATACTGGTGCTGCTATTTTATGTTCTTTAGGCTGTATTCGGTCAGGCAGCGGACTTACAACACTTGCATTCCCGGAATCACTTTATGAATCAATAACAAAACGGTTACCGCCAGAAATAATGACACTGCCTATTCCAGATAAAGAAGGTTCAATTTCACTGAAAGCAACGGAAGTTCTTGTAGATTTTATTGCAGATAGAAAAATTAGTTCTGTTGCTTTTGGTTGCGGTATTTCAACTGATAAAAAAACACGGATTTTTACAGCAAACTTTTTATTAAAAAATAAGAGCCCGATTGTAATAGATGCAGATGGCTTAAATAATATACAAAAAAATTTAAAGGTTCTTAAAAAAACAAAATCTTACAAAATAGTAACACCACATCCGGGTGAATTGAGTCGTTTAACAGACATACCGATAAACAAAATCCAAAATAACCGTGAAAAAATTGCTAAAAAGTTTGCCCAAGAGTATAATCTTATTTGTGTGCTTAAAGGTTACGAGACGGTGATTACCGATGGCGAAGAAATTTTCATAAATACAACTGGCAATCCTGGAATGGCAGTTGGCGGTAGTGGTGATGTTTTAACAGGAATGATTGCTGCATTTATTGGACAAACAAGAAGTTTAATAGATGCTGCCTGCCTTGGTGTTTATCTACATGGACTTGCCGGTGATTTAGCCGCAAAAGAGAAAACACAAATATCAATGTTACCGTCGGATTTAGTAGAAAAAATTCCAGAAGCAGTTAGAACAGTTCTAAAGTTCTGA
- the rpsI gene encoding 30S ribosomal protein S9 produces the protein MAQDTGKIINTVGRRKTAVAQVKLYSGNGKVIVNNKPVNNYFSGLLRLQEIATAPFNATKSFSQYDASITVLGGGVMAQAEAIRHGVARALALVDSGFKGILKKEGYLTRDDRMVERKKAGRPKARKSFQWTKR, from the coding sequence ATGGCTCAGGATACAGGTAAAATAATCAATACGGTTGGCAGAAGAAAAACAGCAGTTGCGCAGGTTAAACTCTATTCTGGTAACGGGAAGGTTATCGTCAATAACAAGCCAGTCAATAATTATTTTTCCGGGCTTTTAAGATTACAGGAAATCGCAACAGCACCATTTAATGCCACTAAGAGTTTCTCGCAGTATGATGCCAGCATAACCGTTTTAGGTGGTGGTGTGATGGCACAGGCAGAAGCAATACGGCATGGAGTTGCTCGGGCACTTGCGTTAGTGGATAGCGGGTTCAAAGGTATTCTGAAAAAAGAAGGGTATCTTACGCGTGATGACCGCATGGTAGAACGAAAAAAAGCAGGCAGACCTAAAGCGCGAAAGAGTTTTCAGTGGACAAAACGGTAA
- a CDS encoding UPF0280 family protein, whose product MYEPRVYRDFQSADDLVAFEVIEKESDLFILADSDLTDKTYPLLLKYRREIIDYIKRDPQFQFTLSPYKVKNFAAAIVKKMAQNSTKVGVGPMASVAGAIAEFVGNELLKYSQNVIIENGGDIFVKTIKPRKIGIYAGASKLSKKVTLQILPEQTPLGVCTSSGTVGHSLSFGKADAICVIAKSATFADACATAIGNIVNKKSDIQKAINFAKSLQKVIGVVVIISDNIGIWGDVKIA is encoded by the coding sequence ATGTATGAACCCAGAGTTTATAGAGATTTTCAATCTGCAGATGATCTTGTTGCATTTGAGGTGATTGAAAAAGAATCTGACCTTTTCATACTTGCAGATAGCGACTTAACTGATAAAACATATCCGTTACTGTTGAAATATCGTAGAGAAATAATTGACTATATAAAACGAGACCCACAATTCCAATTTACACTTAGTCCGTATAAAGTAAAAAATTTTGCAGCTGCAATTGTCAAAAAAATGGCTCAGAATTCTACAAAAGTCGGTGTAGGACCGATGGCTTCAGTAGCAGGTGCAATTGCCGAATTCGTCGGCAACGAATTATTAAAGTATTCTCAGAATGTAATAATTGAAAATGGTGGTGATATCTTTGTTAAGACCATCAAACCCAGAAAAATTGGGATTTATGCAGGCGCATCTAAACTTTCTAAAAAAGTAACATTACAAATTTTGCCTGAGCAAACACCACTCGGCGTTTGTACATCATCTGGCACAGTAGGTCATTCTTTAAGTTTTGGTAAGGCGGATGCTATCTGCGTTATTGCAAAATCGGCAACATTTGCCGATGCTTGTGCTACTGCAATTGGGAATATTGTAAATAAAAAATCTGATATACAAAAAGCAATAAATTTCGCAAAATCATTGCAAAAAGTAATTGGTGTAGTCGTGATTATCAGCGACAATATCGGAATTTGGGGCGATGTCAAAATTGCTTAG
- the cysE gene encoding serine O-acetyltransferase has product MFKKLKESISVIFEKDPAAKNIVEVLLCYPGLHALWFHRIAGWFYRHNRFTIARIISEISRHITGIEIHPGARIGKRFFIDHGMGVVIGETAEIGDDVLIYQGVVLGGTSLSKGKRHPTIGNNVTIGTGAAVLGPIKIGDNSRIGAGSVVITDVPVNSTAVGIPARVGVGFSAKDIEMLEHGKLPDPVADAIRFIVKEQEKLEERLKKVESLEGITAEIDKYLEKKKKEIEQEFFASDEKFSDGSGI; this is encoded by the coding sequence ATGTTTAAAAAATTGAAAGAAAGTATTTCAGTTATTTTTGAAAAAGATCCCGCAGCTAAAAATATCGTTGAGGTGCTTCTGTGCTATCCCGGGCTTCACGCTTTGTGGTTTCATCGTATTGCCGGCTGGTTTTACAGACATAACAGATTTACAATTGCAAGAATAATCTCTGAAATTTCACGGCATATTACAGGCATTGAGATTCATCCCGGTGCCAGAATAGGAAAAAGGTTTTTTATAGACCACGGGATGGGGGTTGTAATAGGCGAGACGGCTGAGATAGGTGATGATGTTCTCATATATCAGGGTGTTGTGCTCGGAGGGACATCGTTAAGTAAAGGAAAAAGGCATCCTACAATCGGAAACAATGTTACCATCGGTACAGGTGCCGCCGTGTTGGGTCCCATAAAAATCGGCGATAATTCCAGAATCGGCGCAGGTTCAGTTGTCATTACTGATGTGCCGGTAAATTCTACGGCTGTGGGTATTCCGGCTCGCGTCGGAGTTGGTTTTTCAGCAAAGGATATTGAAATGCTTGAACACGGGAAACTACCAGACCCGGTTGCAGATGCGATTAGATTTATTGTAAAAGAACAGGAAAAACTGGAAGAACGATTAAAAAAGGTTGAATCACTTGAAGGTATCACCGCTGAAATAGATAAATATCTTGAGAAAAAAAAGAAAGAAATAGAACAGGAGTTTTTTGCATCAGATGAAAAATTTTCAGACGGTAGCGGAATATAA
- the acpS gene encoding holo-ACP synthase, which translates to MVSIGVDMIEIKRIKEIITKNKKFVKKVYTPTEISYCNSKKNKWQHFAVRFAAKEAVWKALGKKDIWHRDISIKNTEDGKPEVILAKKYKHLQKQISLSLSHTDDYAVAFAVFQKTA; encoded by the coding sequence ATGGTTTCAATAGGTGTAGATATGATTGAAATAAAAAGAATAAAAGAAATAATCACGAAAAATAAAAAATTTGTTAAAAAGGTTTATACACCGACAGAAATTTCATATTGTAATTCAAAAAAAAACAAATGGCAGCATTTTGCAGTTCGTTTTGCTGCAAAAGAAGCAGTTTGGAAAGCGCTTGGCAAAAAGGACATTTGGCACCGGGATATTTCTATAAAAAATACCGAAGATGGGAAACCGGAAGTTATCTTGGCAAAAAAATATAAACATTTGCAGAAACAAATTTCGCTTTCGCTTTCACATACTGACGATTATGCCGTAGCATTTGCAGTTTTCCAGAAAACTGCATAA
- a CDS encoding HesA/MoeB/ThiF family protein, which produces MSKLLSKKELERYSRQILIDGFGNKGQEKLKKATVFIAGAGGLGSSCAMYLAAAGVGNIKICDCDKTELSNLNRQILHGESKIGVNKAISAKITLAKINQDVNIEAIEKKITEKNIYQLVGNSQIIVDCMDNFSTRFILNKCSKIKKIPLVHGSVYGLEGRLTFVKIPETPCLKCVFPVPPPKKIFPVLGATPGIIGCLQAMEVIKYIVSIGENIKKRLLIFDGRNMTFSEMPISKNPKCPICGRIK; this is translated from the coding sequence ATGTCAAAATTGCTTAGTAAAAAAGAACTAGAAAGATATTCAAGACAGATTTTAATTGATGGTTTTGGAAATAAAGGACAGGAGAAACTGAAAAAAGCGACTGTTTTTATTGCTGGCGCTGGAGGACTGGGTTCTTCCTGTGCAATGTATCTTGCTGCCGCGGGTGTTGGTAATATCAAAATCTGCGATTGCGATAAGACAGAACTTTCTAATCTGAACAGACAGATTCTTCATGGCGAATCAAAAATTGGTGTAAATAAAGCAATCTCTGCAAAAATCACTTTAGCAAAAATAAATCAGGATGTAAATATTGAAGCAATAGAGAAAAAAATTACAGAGAAAAATATCTATCAGTTGGTTGGCAATTCACAGATAATTGTTGACTGTATGGATAACTTTTCTACAAGATTCATATTGAACAAATGCTCAAAAATAAAAAAGATACCACTTGTACACGGTTCTGTATATGGGTTGGAAGGTCGGCTTACTTTTGTGAAAATTCCTGAAACACCTTGCTTAAAATGTGTTTTTCCAGTACCACCACCGAAAAAAATATTTCCTGTGTTAGGTGCAACACCAGGCATTATCGGCTGTCTTCAAGCAATGGAGGTAATAAAGTATATCGTTAGTATCGGCGAGAATATTAAAAAGCGGTTGTTGATTTTTGACGGTAGAAATATGACTTTTTCAGAAATGCCAATTTCTAAAAATCCAAAATGCCCTATTTGTGGGCGTATAAAATAA